The Callospermophilus lateralis isolate mCalLat2 chromosome 3, mCalLat2.hap1, whole genome shotgun sequence genome has a segment encoding these proteins:
- the LOC143394608 gene encoding duodenase-1-like, giving the protein MKPLLLLLVFLLCPRTEAGKIIGGQEALPHSHPYMAFLRIKTQTTTEQCGGFLVREDFVLTAAHCWARTITVILGAHDINEQEATQQVIPIRRAIPHPNFKQEPFNDIMLLQLKNKANLNAEVSLLKLPSRNSQVTPGMVCTLAGWGRIGQNISTTKLHEVQLEIQKDEECLSNFKSIYDSTTQICVGNPKEKKNCFQGDSGSPLVCENVAQGIVSFGEEEGTPPSVYTRISSFLRWIKKTMKSFKLQGQD; this is encoded by the exons GGAAAATCATCGGGGGCCAGGAAGCTTTGCCTCATTCCCATCCCTACATGGCATTTCTTCGTATCAAGACTCAAACTACAACAGAACAGTGTGGGGGTTTCCTTGTTCGTgaggactttgtcctaacagcagCCCACTGCTGGGCAAG AACCATCACTGTCATCCTGGGGGCCCATGACATCAATGAGCAAGAGGCGACCCAGCAGGTCATCCCTATAAGAAGAGCCATCCCCCATCCAAATTTTAAACAAGAGCCATTCAATGACATCATGTTACTTCAG TTGAAAAATAAGGCCAACCTGAATGCTGAGGTGAGCCTCCTCAAGTTACCCTCAAGAAATTCCCAGGTTACACCAGGGATGGTGTGCACTCTGGCCGGTTGGGGACGCATTGGCCAAAACATATCCACAACAAAACTGCATGAGGTACAGCTGGAAATCCAAAAAGACGAGGAATGTCTCTCTAATTTCAAAAGTATATATGACTCCACCACCCAGATTTGTGTGGGGAAcccaaaagagaagaagaattgtTTTCAG GGAGACTCAGGAAGTCCCCTTGTGTGTGAAAATGTGGCCCAGGGCATTGTGTCCTTTGGGGAAGAGGAGGGGACACCTCCAAGTGTCTACACCAGGATCTCAAGCTTTCTgcgctggattaaaaaaacaatgaaatccTTCAAACTCCAGGGGCAAGACTGA